From the Catharus ustulatus isolate bCatUst1 chromosome 2, bCatUst1.pri.v2, whole genome shotgun sequence genome, the window ACATCAATGATATGTGACAAAGGATcattctttatttaaaagaaactcTCTGGGGGAAGGAAACctggctgcttttcctttgttgtACTGTTCTTAACCATGCTGAAATGCTTcatcctgctgcttcttcctttgctttggtttgcttttttctcctttggttCTCCGTGCAGCTTCTGTTGGTCTTCATTTTGGCTGTTCCCCATGAGCAcatccctgttttttttcttgatgctGATAGAACCAGccccctctgcttcccccaaGCTTTTAAGCACTGGATTTAAGGAGCTGGCTTAGCCCATATCCAGCAGCCTGGATGCTTTTCCTGGAAGACCTGAGAGCAGGTTTGTCCAGAACTCGCTGGGAACAGAGGTCTGGAGAGCAGCATTCCCCCAGCTCCGTGTTCAGCACGgcggggggctgcaggagcacggGCCAGGTGTGGTTTGGCACTTTCAGGTgatgccctggggctgctcagcacagccaggtaCGTTCAGTGCATGTCCTTGCTGATAGCCTGTGCTTAACCTGACCACAGGGTGCCCTCCTGTCCTCACCCCACTTCTCCAGGGAAAACACACTTCCAaggtgagcacagcagcaccGCGGTCTTTGcattcattttttccattattatttttcctttgcgCCATCCCTCTGTCATgttttggattttaattttctgttactCCATGGACGTGGCCAGTTGGAACCGTGGGAACAGATGTTTCTAGTGCTGATTTTTGTGCGAGTTCTTGAGCGAAGGTCTCggctctgtttcttttctcctccctgctctgccttgctcGTTGTACAGTCCATCATGCAGCTATCCCATGCCTCATGTTTTGTCTTGATAAAAGTAGTTGAAGAAATTGTgtaagggggggaaaaaaggttcCTTCATGTTGGAATGTCACTGGTACCTCAGCTCTGTTTGATAATATGAACCAACAACAACAAGAGAACAAATCCTTAGTGCTTGAACTAAATAAATACCTGTCTCATTGGAAAGCTCTGGGTCTCTTCTCTCAGCACGTCCAGCGCAGCAGGCGGGAGGCAGCTCCTCACGGGGGGCtcaagtgctgctgcaggaggatctTGTGAGGGCAGGAagttttggggggctctgtTTCAGAGGAAAGGTGGTGGAGGGCTGTGTCTGCTGTCTCTGCCGTTGTTTCCAGCGCCTGAGGAGTGATGCTGGGCATGGAGGTGTGcctttctgctccttccccGCTCCTTGCAtccagctgcttcctcctctcccttcccaaagGCACCTTGGGCGGCCTCACCACTGCCTCAGCTTCCCTGAGGAGGATCCTCCTTAAGCCTCCTTCTTGCTGGAGATGGCAGCCAGGTCTGCAGGGCCGGGAGGTGAGTAACACGTGCTCCTGGGTGAGTTACCCTTTGCTTTCCTGAAGGAGAGACTCGTGGAATCACAGCatggttgggttggaagggacattaaagcccatccagtgccactccactagcccaggttcctccaagcCCCGTCCTACCTGGCCCAGTAGAGAAGGGAAGTTACCTGGATTTGGTGTGTGCTCAAACCTTGGTCTCTTGGTCAAGCTCTTCACTTTAAAAGGACCACGAATAAATTGGTTGTGAAACTGGAATGTAGTGGTGGAGATGTGCTGGGATTAGGGATGTGGGAACAGTCATGGGGGGGTGATGAGTTCCTGGAGAGCGTTTTTGTCGCTGTGGGAAGTGTAGGAAGTTCTTTCCTTGTAGCTGGCACCTCCAggtcctgccctggctgggagcCTCTGCAAACACCACATTCACCTCCTCCAttcctcctggctgctgccatgggTACCTTGGGACTCTCACCTCCCACTGGTACCCCAATGTGGTGAAGGGGTCTGGATTAAACTGTTGTGGAGCAGGGAATTGGGGGGAGCACCCACCAGCTCCAGAGGGTGCTCCTGGCTGCTTGGTTATGGCTGCAGTGGGTCGagctccctctcccagcccgGCTCCAAAATCCAGGCTGGAGTATCAGGTTGTAGGGTGCTGATGGCTTCTTTGCTTGCTGGTGGGATCAGCCCCGGTttttccaggctggaggagCCGCAGCATCCGCCCGGCAgcatctgcagagctgctgcagcagccgAGCTGTCTCCTcgctgcagctctgcttccagcGCCCGAATCCTCAGCAAAACGAAGTGCAAGGGCTCTCCCtacctgctgcagcagcaccttttTCCATGCTGGGCATGTCCCAGCTCCGGGGAAGATGAATGGGGTGGGCAGGCTGCGGCACAGCCTGCAGTCAGCTGCGAACACCCGGACCTTGGAGCAGCCTCTCCCTCCCATCTgcgctgcctcctcctctgctgctctcccgCTGCCTGAGCCGGCCTTTCCAGCCTTGCTGGGCTCGGGCTTTCACCAATGTAATTGTTTTTTCATCAGTTTAAGGGATTTTTCATCAGCTGgcaaaaatacagattttatttcctccctctttagctgtttttcccttccccaccctgGTCCGAGCACATGGTAAAGTCAAAGGTGGctttttataaaacatttagGATCCTCTTGTAGGAGCGGGATGGAGCCAGGTGGATGCTGGAAAGGCCAGACTCGTGAAATTGGGAATGAATCGCCTGTGGAAttgcagctctgcccttcccGGGAGGATGAGGGCTagggaagggctggaagcagctgggtgatgatgctcctgctgccccacagctctgccctgctgggttgggagggagggatgctgtTTCCAAATCGAATTTTCCAGGCTTGCCACCTGTTTCCGAGGGTTTGGATATAAATTAGAGCCGTTTGGAGTGCTCGCTGTCGGCCACCCGGAGAGCACGTCTGGAACGAGGATGTTATTAAAGGCTTGATTAAAGTTATTGCTAATTAAAGCACTCAAGTGCCTCTCCCACAGCCAGTGGGTCCTCGGAtacagggcagggaagggagaaaatgggatttatcgatgctcccagcactggtggCTTGGCACTGACCTTTCCTGCGTTTATCCCAGCTTGGGAAGGGGGGCTGGATGGAAATTGGGGGTTTGATCCTGGCATTTCCTGAGCTGCTTGATTTCCAGAGAAATGGGTTTGGATCACAGTGAGGGTCAGGTGTCCCCCAGCTGGTTCCTGAGCCatgggattttgtgggattcGTTTTCCAGGCAGTTTGTGGACATGATGGGTGTTAATGGCTCATGCCTGCTCCTTACTGCGGATCCCGTTTTTCCGAGGGGTTTTGGAGTCGTTCTGAGCTTTGCTCCGTGTTTGGAGcttcagcagctctccctgctgggagagaggagtGCTGCCGGTCTggactggagctgggaatggagcagggcagccctgctctctgtccctcAGCACTCCGTGTCCCTCTGCTCCTACCCAGCGCCACGAGCTCCTGGGAAGCCCCTCCTGAGCGGAGCAGACCGAGCCAGGTACTTCTGTGGGCTGTGGTTCTAATTTTTGTGCTTCCAAAATGATTTCTGTCCTGTTTAACTGCTTCTTCATTCAGCTCCCTAGTGCAGGGCCTGCCTGCCACCAGCTGTTCCCAGCGGCAGCGCGAAGATCCCGGGAATTGCTGCTGGAGGCACGTGCTGGTCCAGCTCTGTCCTTGCCTGGATTGCTCAGTGTCCCTGGATCTCTGGGagaccagcacagcaggagacGAGCAGGAGCAGTTTCAGGATGCTCAGGTACTGCAGGGATGAGGAGCACGGGTGTTtgagctggggaaaaggagCTTTTGCAGGTCAGCAGCTGGACGTGGCATGGGAAGGATGGACAGTTTCTAGGGCGTGTTGCTGTAGGTAACGAGCTTCCAGATCTTTCCATCTCCCAGTGCATCTCACCTGGGATTATGCACCTCGACCAGTGCACCATAAAATGGATATTGGATTGATAAATTAGACAGAATAAAATGCTtccctgtgagggaggtgaggccctggcacaggttgcccagagaagcttcccaatatcccatctatgggaagccattccctgtgtcctgtctgtCCGTTCCttgttcccagtccctctccagctctcctggagcccctttaggctctggaaggggctctgaggtgtccctggatgcttctcctgtccaggtgagctcccccagctctcccagcctggctccagccctggagcagctctgtgccctcctctgggctctctccagcagctccaggtccttgtGCTGTTGTccccaggggcagctctgcaggtggggtctcacctgagctcagggacacaattcccccttccctgctgcccacactggggGAGCAGCCCCGCACAtggggatttcaggatttcttgGGGAccactgtgctgcagccagaggctggagctggtgaCATCCCTCTCCAGGGATGCTCTCCAGGGAGACACAATCCTCCCCCACCTCCAGAGGTGGATGAGGCTGAGccttccctcctcatcctcactcACCCACAGGCCAGGGCTGGTTTCTCGCTGTCTTTATTAGACTTCAAAGAggtttctttgtattttttttttctctttccgGGGCTGGGTGcgcagcaggagggaggcagggaatgcaggagaggatgaggatggtgtGTTGGGATATCCCAATCCCCcagtgggcacagggatgaGCTGACCCGGGGCTCtacaggcaggagcaggctggggtgctggtgtcactggtggTTTTCTAGCCAGTTGTGGGGTTTGTAATTCCTAAATTCAGTGTCAGTCGTGGTTCCAGGATACCATCCTGGCCCTAGGGGTGACACTTGGCAGCTGTTCCTGACCTCTTCCATTGCCCAACCAAaactctgagctgctgcttgtcCCCTGGCCTGACCGTGTGTCCCcctcaatcccaaatccctgctgtgAAGATCCTGGCTTGGCTGCCAGAAAGGCTCCCTGGTCCCCATGGAGAGCtgcccttctccccctcccaaaAATCAGGGTGAAACTGAGGATGCAGTGTGTCCCTCCCACTTGGCTGGAGAGTTTGGGATGTTCCCTGGACTCTCCTCAGTCTAGTTCCCAAGGGTTTAACTCCAATTCCTGAGGGTTTTGCACCATTTTTCCAACTTGTCCAAGCCTGGGGGACCAGTGGGATTTGGAAAGGGGTGGAAATCCTGCAAAGGTTTTCACCCTCCTTAATTTTTACCCCCTGTGGTTGCTCCcatctcagctcctgctccagtgctggagCCTCTCCCAAAAAAAGCCCTGCACTGTGGGGTTCACCCAGCCAAAAAAGATCCAGACACTTCTCCCCAAATTAAGTAAGTCCCCCTTTCTCCCAAACCTGGTATTTCTGCAGCCAGCTCCCTGTGGAGATTTGGGAAGGGAAGCTCTGCcaacagccctggcagctgcccgGGCCCTTTGCCGATAGGAATCGGATGCCTTGGGGTTCTGGAGCGGGTTTTGGGGGGGCTCTGAAGCACTTGGGGGTTATTTAATGCAGaagctgggactgggagcagggtgtgtgcaggactgtgtccccaggctgttctggggaggctcaggggggctcagggcaggttccaagccagggctggggagcacagggagggctgTGGCCGCTAAAACCAGCAGGGCATCCACATGAAGGAGCCCAGGGCGGCGCCGGTGGCcgcccctgccagcagccccagcgccATCTGGTCCCCGGAGACGCGGTAGGGATCCTCACGCACGATGACGTGGGTCACCCCCGGAGCTGCAAGGGAAAACAGCCCTGAGTGACGGGGGAACGGCCTGGGCcacccccagggccacccccagGGCCAGCGGGCCACCCACCTCCGTACTGGTGGCCGTAGTGGCCGGAGCTGATGTAGGCGGCCTGGTGGGAGTCCAGGGGCACCGTCTGGTAGTAGTCATCGTCGTAGGGATCGTACACGTGCACCTGGAGCGGTggagggggggtttgggggtcaggctgtgctccctgggTGGGGAATCTGAATGGTcccaagggctggggacagcctgtgctcagctcacCCTGCCTCTGCCCCGTCCTTGTCACCTTAACTGTGTCCCACCTCATCACCTCTGCCCCCATTCCCCTTAATGGTGTCCCTGTCACTTTACCAGTGCCTCctcacctgtgtccccagaaccctgtgtccctgtcacctcaaCTCTACTCCCACCACCTTCCAGCAGTGCACAGGGTCCCCGCGGCTCTGTCACCTGCCATCGGTGCTGGCATCCAGTCCCTCCCCACCTTCTTCCTTATGGCTCCAGGGCCTTTACTCCCTGTGCCCTGAGGCTGTTGGGGAGCCCCTCCAGAGCAGGGTTGGGGTAACCTCTCCCTGCCcaaatcctgcatcccaaatcccGTGCCAGgatggtgtccctgctcagggggACAAAGCCTCACCGGGGTGGATTTAGCTTCCAGCACAGCCATCTTCCAAGCACTGCAAACAAAAGAGAGGCACTCGTTTTTGGTGGGTGCTGGAGGGGCGGGaattgtcccctccctgcccacagggACCTGGATGTGGCCATGGGGCCAGCACTATTTAATTCCCTATTAAATGAGTGCTGGGCTAAAAACTAGGATTGGGAATGTGCTGGGAGGTACCTGACaccacagggatgggcacagggccGTCCATGGGAATGGCCCTGGCTAAAACAAGGGCAGGCAGGAAAGTGACACCTAAATTTGGGGGAAGGAGCACATCATGGATGAAGTTCCACTCAGCTGAGGTCAAGCTCAGTGGATGAAGTTCTGCTTGGCCAGAGCTGAACGTTCAGCTGAATGTTTGCCACTTCTaatctttaatttatttttttaatattttaaaaataaaattatttaaaaaatttattttctaatttattatagaaataaatagaagtgGAACAGTGCTAAAAAGGGCAGTTTGCCTCAAGCCCGTGAGGGCTTCACACTCagacttttttatttccaaatagtGATGAAAACCCTGCTCCTCAGTCAGGCCAAGAGGGGATTTCTTATCCATGAGGAAACTCCCCCGGCAGGACACCCACTACTTAAAAACAGCTTTTGGCTCTGGATTATTCAGTGAGAACCCCAGATCTCCTCCTGCACTTTttgcccctgggctgggggcgGATCTAGCCAAGGGTGGAATGTGGTGGGAGCGGGACAGGGCTCTTGAGCAGCCCAGGCTCTTTCCAGGCTGGGATAAGGGGGATGGAGAAGTGGCTTACACGGCATCATCCTCGCTCTCGGCGCACAGCGTGGTCTTGGAGCCGTCCCGCAGCACCACGGTCAGCAGGCAGTCCCGGTTCCTCCCCTCGGGGGGCTGCACGTCTGGCCAAGgaaaggatgggatgggatccagcCTCAGCCAAGGACAGGCCCCAGAGACCCTCCCCAGGCTCCACATTCCCCCTGGCAGAAAGAACATGGAAGGGGCAGCAAACTGCCCAAAATCTGCCGCGCTCCCTTTCCTTTGAACTTGCCAGAGCACACCCAAATTTTGTAGGAACGGGAGATTGCTGGAGTGGGATCGTGAGCTCCAGCAAGAGCAAAACTTAAATCCACGAGGCTCATGTGTCTTCCCCCGTTGTGCAAGCTTGGCAGGACCCTCCGGTGCGCACAAAGCTGTGGGATTGTGCTCCCAGCGCCGCTCCCAGCCCGAGAAAGGCGCTTTTTGTGCGCGGGCCGTGGGCTGCGGGGCCCAGCCAAGCTCTGCTTTGTTCCCCTTGTTTGTGCGAGACGTGAGCGATGAGTCAGGGCCGTGGGATCCTGTTTGTTACAAGCACAAACCAGGAGGAGAgttcctcctgccttccttcctccaggaacAGCAATGCAGGGATGATCCAGCCTCTCCCGGCTGGGAACGAGGAGGGGTGGATGAGGCAGgctggggtgttttggggggtaTGTGGatgtgcacagctggagcatTGTTTAGGAGGGGCACAGCCACAcgtgggatggggttgggagCGCAGGGATCAGGAGCTGGGCTCACCTTTGCACTCGCGGCCGATCCGCACGTCCCGGCAGCTGTACTTGATGTGGATCCGGCCGTCCATGTCCCGCTGCGTCTCGTCGTGGTAGTAAACCAGGCTGCCATCCAGGTAGAGGACAAACCAGTTCCTCTTCCAGCGGcgcaggatggagcctgctgggacagggagcagtGAAGGACCCAGCGAGCCCGGTGGGGCTCACAGGATCCAACCTCATCCCCCAAACTTGGATGAGCTGCTGCATCCCACAGGACACCTGTGCCTGGCACCAGCATCCGGGGCAGCGTGACCAGGTGGCTTTAAATGGGAAAAGGCTGCCAAAAAAGCCATCAGGCCGTTGGGTGCTGCCCTGCCGAGCGCACGGGAGCGGGTCCAGCCCCGGACACGGAGCTGCGAGGGTTTTCATGGCAGGCAGCCCCTCTCTCCGCTTACGTAAATCCGCCACAATCTCCCTGCTGCCGTGGATTACCCGCCCAGATCGGGGCTCCTTGTGTCCCCCACACCCCACC encodes:
- the PLEKHB1 gene encoding pleckstrin homology domain-containing family B member 1 → MALVKSGWLWRQSSILRRWKRNWFVLYLDGSLVYYHDETQRDMDGRIHIKYSCRDVRIGRECKDVQPPEGRNRDCLLTVVLRDGSKTTLCAESEDDAVAWKMAVLEAKSTPVHVYDPYDDDYYQTVPLDSHQAAYISSGHYGHQYGAPGVTHVIVREDPYRVSGDQMALGLLAGAATGAALGSFMWMPCWF